From Erwinia sp. HDF1-3R, one genomic window encodes:
- the smg gene encoding DUF494 family protein Smg: MFDVLMYLFETYIHSEAEMRVDQDKLTDDLTDAGFHREDIYNALNWLEKLADYQDGLVAPILLATDPLSMRIYTDEESQRLDANCRGFILFLEQIQVLNLETREMVIERIMALDTLEFDLEDLKWVVLMVLFNIPGCENAYQKVEELLFDVNEGIVH; encoded by the coding sequence ATGTTCGACGTACTAATGTACTTATTTGAAACGTATATCCATAGCGAAGCAGAAATGCGCGTTGATCAGGATAAATTGACAGACGATTTGACCGATGCAGGTTTTCATCGTGAAGACATTTATAATGCGTTGAACTGGTTGGAAAAGCTTGCAGATTATCAGGACGGCTTAGTTGCGCCAATTCTGCTCGCGACCGATCCGCTGTCTATGCGTATCTACACCGATGAAGAGAGCCAGCGTTTAGATGCCAACTGCCGGGGTTTTATTTTGTTCCTGGAGCAAATACAGGTACTTAATCTTGAAACCCGCGAAATGGTTATCGAACGTATAATGGCGCTGGATACACTTGAGTTTGATCTTGAGGATCTCAAATGGGTTGTATTGATGGTGCTGTTTAACATCCCTGGATGTGAAAACGCTTATCAAAAGGTGGAAGAACTTCTTTTCGACGTCAATGAAGGAATTGTGCACTAG
- the mscL gene encoding large-conductance mechanosensitive channel protein MscL — MSLFKEFRDFAMRGNVVDLAVGVIIGAAFGKIVSSLVANIIMPPLGLLIGGVDFKSFAWVLKPAVGDTPAVVMQYGIFIQTVFDFVIVAFAIFMAIKLMNKLHKKKEVEKPAPKPSVEETLLTEIRDLLKQQNGQP, encoded by the coding sequence ATGAGTTTATTCAAAGAGTTTCGTGATTTCGCCATGCGCGGCAATGTTGTCGACCTGGCAGTTGGTGTCATTATTGGTGCGGCATTCGGTAAAATTGTTTCTTCACTGGTGGCAAACATCATTATGCCACCGCTGGGTCTTTTAATCGGGGGAGTGGACTTCAAATCGTTCGCCTGGGTACTTAAGCCTGCGGTTGGCGATACACCCGCGGTCGTAATGCAGTACGGTATTTTTATTCAGACCGTGTTTGATTTTGTTATCGTCGCGTTCGCCATCTTTATGGCTATCAAGCTGATGAACAAACTGCATAAGAAAAAGGAAGTGGAAAAACCCGCTCCGAAGCCCAGTGTCGAAGAAACCCTTCTCACTGAAATTCGCGATTTGCTGAAACAGCAGAATGGTCAGCCCTGA
- a CDS encoding gamma carbonic anhydrase family protein: MSAKLRPYKNTFPQTGQRVMVDDSSIVIGDVRLEDDVSVWPLVAIRGDVNRVHIGKRSNIQDGSILHVTHRSSTDPEGFPLIIGEDVTIGHKAMLHGCTIGDRVLVGMGSILLDGAIIESDVMIGAGTLVPPGKRLQSGFLYLGSPVRQVRPLTESEIAGLLYSSGNYVRWKDDYLTQDSQNQP, translated from the coding sequence TGTCCGCAAAACTGAGACCCTATAAAAATACCTTTCCCCAGACTGGTCAGCGGGTAATGGTCGACGATTCAAGCATAGTGATTGGAGATGTAAGGCTGGAGGATGATGTTAGTGTCTGGCCACTGGTTGCTATCCGCGGCGACGTTAACCGCGTTCATATTGGCAAACGAAGTAACATTCAGGATGGCAGCATACTGCATGTCACTCATCGTTCTTCAACCGATCCTGAAGGTTTTCCTTTAATCATTGGGGAAGATGTCACGATTGGCCATAAAGCGATGCTGCACGGCTGTACAATCGGCGACAGGGTTTTGGTCGGAATGGGGTCAATTTTGCTGGATGGTGCCATCATTGAAAGTGATGTGATGATAGGTGCGGGAACGCTGGTGCCACCAGGAAAGCGTTTGCAAAGCGGTTTCCTCTATTTAGGCAGCCCGGTCAGGCAGGTGCGACCACTTACGGAATCAGAGATCGCCGGTCTTCTCTACTCTTCAGGTAATTATGTCCGTTGGAAAGATGACTATCTCACTCAGGATAGCCAGAACCAACCCTGA
- the rplQ gene encoding 50S ribosomal protein L17: protein MRHRKSGRQLNRNSSHRQAMFRNMAGSLVRHEIIKTTLPKAKELRRVVEPLITLAKTDSVANRRLAFARTRDNEIVAKLFNELGPRFASRAGGYTRILKCGFRAGDNAPMAYIELVDRPEAQAEAAAE from the coding sequence ATGCGCCATCGTAAGAGTGGTCGTCAACTGAACCGCAACAGCAGCCATCGTCAGGCTATGTTCCGCAACATGGCTGGCTCTTTGGTTCGTCATGAGATCATCAAGACGACCTTGCCAAAAGCGAAAGAGCTGCGTCGTGTAGTTGAGCCGCTGATTACTCTTGCCAAGACCGACAGCGTAGCTAATCGTCGTCTGGCATTCGCCCGCACTCGTGATAACGAGATCGTGGCAAAACTGTTTAACGAGCTGGGCCCGCGTTTTGCGAGCCGTGCCGGTGGTTACACTCGTATTCTGAAGTGTGGCTTCCGCGCTGGTGACAACGCTCCGATGGCTTACATCGAGCTGGTTGATCGTCCAGAAGCTCAAGCAGAAGCTGCAGCAGAGTAA
- the trkA gene encoding Trk system potassium transporter TrkA translates to MKIIILGAGQVGGTLAENLVGENNDITVVDTNAIRLRQLQDKYDLRVVQGHGSHPRVLREAGAEDADMLVAVTNSDETNMVACQVAYSLFNTPNRIARIRAPDYIRDADKLFIPEAVPIDHLISPEQLVIDNIYRLIEYPGALQVVNFAEGKVSLAVVKAYYGGPLVGNALSVMRDHMPHIDTRVAAIFRQDRPIRPQGSTIVEAGDEVFFIAASQHIRAVMSEYQRLEKPYKRIMIVGGGNIGSGLALRLEKNYSVKLIERDQQRAAELAELLQNTIVFYGDASDQELLAEEHIDQIDLFIAITNDDEANIMSAMLAKKMGAKKVMVLIQRKAYVDLVQGSVIDIAISPQQATISALLGHVRKADIVGVSSLRRGVAEAIEAIAHGDETTSRVVGREINDIKLPPGTLIGAVVRGDDVMIANNNLRIEQGDHVIMFLTDKKFVGDVERLFQPSPFFL, encoded by the coding sequence ATGAAAATAATCATTCTTGGCGCTGGTCAGGTGGGTGGTACCCTCGCTGAAAACCTGGTAGGCGAAAATAACGATATCACGGTCGTAGACACTAATGCGATTCGCCTTCGCCAGCTACAGGATAAGTACGACCTGCGGGTGGTTCAGGGTCATGGTTCTCATCCGCGCGTACTGCGTGAAGCTGGCGCGGAAGATGCTGATATGCTGGTGGCAGTAACCAATTCTGATGAAACGAATATGGTCGCCTGCCAGGTTGCCTATTCTCTGTTTAATACCCCAAACCGCATCGCCCGCATACGTGCGCCGGATTATATCCGTGATGCAGATAAGCTTTTCATTCCTGAAGCGGTGCCAATTGATCATCTGATCTCTCCCGAACAGCTGGTTATTGATAATATTTACCGCCTAATCGAGTATCCCGGTGCACTGCAGGTGGTAAATTTCGCTGAGGGCAAAGTCAGCCTTGCGGTAGTCAAAGCGTATTACGGTGGGCCCCTGGTAGGGAATGCACTTTCCGTCATGCGCGATCATATGCCGCATATAGATACGCGTGTGGCGGCGATTTTCCGCCAGGACAGGCCCATTCGCCCTCAGGGTTCAACCATCGTTGAAGCCGGGGATGAAGTATTCTTCATTGCGGCCAGCCAGCATATCAGAGCGGTGATGAGCGAGTATCAGCGGCTGGAGAAGCCTTATAAGCGCATTATGATCGTAGGCGGGGGTAATATAGGTTCCGGTTTAGCCCTGCGTCTTGAGAAAAATTACAGCGTAAAACTGATTGAACGCGATCAGCAACGCGCGGCCGAGCTGGCTGAACTCTTACAGAATACCATTGTGTTTTACGGAGATGCGTCCGATCAGGAACTGCTTGCCGAGGAACACATCGATCAGATCGATCTTTTTATCGCGATCACTAATGATGATGAAGCCAACATTATGTCAGCGATGCTGGCTAAAAAGATGGGGGCCAAAAAGGTGATGGTACTGATCCAGCGTAAGGCCTATGTCGATCTGGTTCAGGGTAGCGTCATAGATATCGCTATATCCCCGCAGCAGGCAACAATATCGGCGTTATTAGGGCATGTGCGTAAGGCTGATATTGTCGGGGTATCATCGCTGCGCCGTGGCGTAGCAGAAGCCATTGAGGCGATTGCTCACGGCGATGAGACAACCTCCCGGGTTGTAGGGCGGGAAATCAACGATATTAAACTGCCTCCCGGTACGCTAATTGGCGCGGTTGTGCGTGGCGATGACGTCATGATCGCCAATAACAACCTGCGCATTGAGCAGGGAGATCACGTTATCATGTTCCTTACCGACAAAAAGTTTGTGGGAGATGTTGAAAGGCTCTTTCAGCCTAGTCCCTTTTTCCTCTGA
- the def gene encoding peptide deformylase, giving the protein MSVLQVLHFPDERLRTVAKPVKEVDANVQRIVDDMFETMYAEEGIGLAATQVDIHQRIIVIDVSENRDERLVLINPEMLEKSGETGIEEGCLSIPEQRALVPRAEKVKIRALNREGISFELEADDLLAICIQHEMDHLVGKLFIDYLSPMKRQRIRQKLEKLYRQSARD; this is encoded by the coding sequence ATGTCAGTTTTACAGGTATTACATTTTCCTGACGAGCGCCTACGCACCGTCGCGAAACCCGTTAAAGAAGTCGATGCTAATGTCCAGCGTATCGTGGATGATATGTTCGAAACGATGTACGCCGAGGAAGGCATTGGTCTGGCTGCCACCCAGGTTGATATCCATCAGCGTATTATTGTTATCGATGTTTCTGAGAATCGTGATGAGCGCCTGGTGTTGATTAACCCGGAAATGCTTGAAAAGAGCGGCGAAACAGGTATTGAAGAGGGTTGTCTTTCTATTCCTGAGCAGCGCGCGCTGGTTCCCCGCGCCGAGAAGGTAAAAATACGCGCTTTGAACCGTGAAGGCATTAGCTTCGAGCTTGAAGCGGATGACCTGCTTGCGATTTGTATCCAGCACGAGATGGATCATCTGGTCGGCAAACTGTTTATTGATTATCTGTCGCCAATGAAGCGCCAGCGTATTCGTCAGAAACTGGAAAAACTTTATCGCCAGAGCGCGCGTGATTAA
- a CDS encoding type I DNA topoisomerase has protein sequence MNKTALFAVRKNEPCPQCGAELVIRSGKHGAFLGCAHYPECDYVRPLKKQAEGHVVKVLEGQYCPACHEELALRQGRYGMFIACSRYPQCEHTELIDKPDETSIKCPQCQQGHLVQRRSRYGKTFHACDRYPDCQFSLNATPVEGECEVCHFPLLVEKKTTQGVKRFCASKVCGKPVTAGTSSDE, from the coding sequence ATGAATAAAACAGCGCTTTTCGCTGTGCGAAAAAATGAACCCTGCCCCCAATGTGGGGCAGAACTGGTTATTCGCTCCGGGAAACATGGCGCTTTTCTTGGATGCGCTCATTATCCCGAGTGTGACTACGTACGCCCTTTAAAAAAACAGGCTGAAGGGCACGTGGTAAAAGTGCTTGAGGGACAATACTGTCCAGCGTGTCACGAAGAGCTTGCGCTGCGCCAGGGACGCTACGGAATGTTTATTGCCTGCAGCCGTTACCCCCAGTGTGAGCATACTGAACTTATTGATAAGCCCGATGAAACTTCAATTAAGTGTCCTCAGTGCCAGCAGGGTCATCTGGTTCAGCGTCGATCGCGGTATGGGAAAACCTTTCACGCCTGCGATCGTTACCCTGACTGCCAGTTTTCGCTGAATGCCACGCCGGTAGAGGGGGAGTGTGAAGTGTGTCATTTTCCACTGTTAGTTGAGAAAAAGACGACGCAGGGGGTAAAACGCTTTTGCGCCAGTAAAGTTTGTGGAAAGCCAGTAACAGCAGGTACAAGCAGTGACGAATAA
- a CDS encoding alternative ribosome-rescue factor A, whose amino-acid sequence MSGYQHKKGVIRDNAIEALLHDPLFKVRIEVNHKGKGSFRRKDKHAKKGNWEASGKESFTTGLLIFRA is encoded by the coding sequence ATGTCAGGTTATCAACACAAAAAAGGTGTGATCCGCGATAATGCGATTGAAGCATTACTGCACGATCCTTTGTTTAAAGTCAGGATCGAAGTGAACCACAAGGGTAAGGGCAGCTTCCGGCGTAAAGACAAACACGCTAAAAAGGGTAACTGGGAGGCCAGTGGTAAAGAGAGCTTTACCACTGGCCTTCTGATTTTCCGGGCATAA
- the rsmB gene encoding 16S rRNA (cytosine(967)-C(5))-methyltransferase RsmB codes for MKKMTNLRSVAAQTIEKVVEQGQSLSNVLPAAQKSLAEKDGALLQELCYGVLRTLPQLEWLIGQLMERPLTGKQRTIHFLIMVGLYQLIFTRIPAHAALAETVEGAVALKRQQFKGVINGVLRQFLRQQEALTEAMNSDERNHLHPKWLLTRLQLAWPDRWRQIVDANNQRPPMWLRVNRQHHTRDAWLSLLQDAGKNAVPHPEHPDALRLEAPCGVSQLPGFAEGWVTVQDASAQGCVSLLDPQNGESILDLCAAPGGKTTHILEAAPQATVLAVDVDAQRLSRISENLQRLNLSADVRVGDGRTPAEWCGETQFDRILLDAPCSATGVIRRHPDIKWLRRDRDIAELVALQANILDAIWPHLKTGGTLLYATCSVLPEENHLQIAAFMTRHNDAVHIEIGDTTLAGRQVFPDPAGGDGFYYAKLIKK; via the coding sequence ATGAAAAAAATGACTAATTTGCGCAGCGTTGCTGCCCAGACCATTGAGAAAGTGGTCGAGCAGGGGCAGTCCCTGAGCAATGTACTGCCCGCTGCCCAGAAGTCCCTTGCGGAAAAAGATGGCGCTCTGCTTCAGGAGCTCTGTTATGGCGTGTTGCGTACGCTTCCTCAGCTTGAGTGGCTGATCGGCCAGCTAATGGAGCGACCTTTAACAGGTAAACAACGCACCATACATTTTTTGATTATGGTTGGGCTTTATCAGCTGATATTTACTCGTATACCTGCCCACGCCGCGCTGGCTGAAACGGTGGAAGGTGCCGTCGCTCTGAAACGCCAGCAGTTTAAAGGGGTTATTAACGGCGTGCTGCGTCAGTTCCTGCGCCAGCAGGAAGCCCTGACTGAGGCAATGAATAGCGATGAGCGTAACCACCTCCATCCTAAATGGCTGCTGACAAGGCTACAGCTGGCATGGCCCGATCGATGGCGTCAGATTGTTGACGCTAATAACCAGCGTCCGCCTATGTGGCTGCGGGTTAACCGGCAGCATCATACCCGTGATGCCTGGCTCTCTCTTCTACAGGATGCGGGTAAAAACGCTGTCCCGCATCCTGAGCACCCTGACGCGCTGAGGCTTGAAGCCCCCTGTGGTGTAAGCCAGCTGCCGGGTTTCGCCGAGGGATGGGTGACGGTTCAGGATGCTTCAGCCCAGGGCTGTGTATCACTGCTGGATCCACAGAATGGTGAATCGATTCTGGATCTGTGTGCTGCACCTGGCGGAAAAACGACCCATATCCTCGAAGCGGCACCACAGGCAACCGTGTTGGCTGTGGATGTTGATGCCCAGCGGCTTTCCCGTATCAGTGAAAATCTTCAGCGACTTAATTTGTCAGCCGACGTTAGAGTCGGCGATGGCAGAACACCGGCAGAATGGTGCGGAGAAACCCAGTTTGACCGCATTCTGCTTGATGCGCCCTGCTCTGCCACCGGCGTAATACGACGTCATCCTGACATTAAATGGTTACGTCGTGACCGTGATATCGCAGAGCTCGTAGCATTGCAGGCAAATATTCTGGATGCCATCTGGCCACATCTCAAAACCGGTGGCACTCTACTTTATGCCACCTGTTCAGTATTGCCGGAAGAGAACCACTTGCAGATCGCCGCATTTATGACGCGACATAATGATGCTGTGCATATTGAGATCGGCGATACCACCTTAGCGGGTCGGCAAGTTTTCCCCGATCCAGCCGGTGGCGATGGCTTCTACTATGCGAAGTTAATAAAGAAATAA
- the zntR gene encoding Zn(2+)-responsive transcriptional regulator: MFKIGQLAKLADVTPDTIRYYEKQQMMDHEIRTEGGFRLYSDNDLQRLKFIRYGRQLGFSLEAIRELLSIRVDPAHHTCEESKGIVKKRLLEVEGMITELQNMQRSLKRLNDACCGTSHSSLYCSILEALEKGEIAVVD, from the coding sequence ATGTTTAAAATTGGTCAGCTGGCCAAACTGGCCGATGTGACACCAGATACTATCCGCTACTATGAAAAGCAGCAGATGATGGATCATGAAATCCGTACTGAAGGTGGTTTTCGCCTCTACAGCGACAATGATTTACAGCGACTGAAATTCATTCGCTATGGGAGACAGCTGGGGTTTAGCCTTGAGGCAATACGTGAATTACTGTCGATCCGCGTGGATCCCGCGCATCATACCTGCGAGGAATCGAAGGGTATCGTGAAGAAACGTTTGTTGGAAGTAGAAGGGATGATTACTGAGCTACAGAATATGCAACGTTCGTTGAAAAGACTGAATGATGCGTGCTGCGGCACTTCACACAGTAGCCTCTACTGTTCGATCCTCGAAGCGCTGGAAAAAGGTGAAATTGCTGTAGTAGATTGA
- the dprA gene encoding DNA-protecting protein DprA, protein MTPMEIWLRLSCVKGLPRQHCQQIVEMLLLQPAVTERELGLVGFSPVQKEAFLYYDRTIISEALNWLEQPQRYFITCASPLYPERLRQIADFPTILFVEGDPGLLSTPQIAIVGSRNCSPYGRCWGTCFAQALALSGLTITSGLALGIDSVAHRATLEVKGKTLAVLGSGLKCIYPRRHAQLAKDIIAGGGALVSEFPLSARPMPYHFPQRNRIISGLSLGVLVVEACMKSGSLVTARLALEQNREIFALPGAIGNPGSEGTNWLIQQGALLTAHPNTILEQLNSELDWLPDPQPTYSADEGNTALPFADVLTNVGDEVTPVDVVAERAGQPVPAIVAKLLELELAGWIAAVPGGYVRLRRASHVRRTNVLI, encoded by the coding sequence ATGACACCCATGGAGATTTGGTTACGCCTCTCGTGCGTTAAGGGTTTACCACGTCAGCACTGTCAGCAGATTGTTGAAATGTTGCTTCTCCAGCCAGCGGTAACAGAGAGGGAATTGGGCTTAGTCGGTTTTTCGCCAGTGCAAAAGGAAGCCTTCCTTTATTATGACCGTACCATTATTTCTGAAGCCCTTAACTGGCTTGAGCAGCCCCAACGCTATTTTATTACCTGTGCCAGTCCACTCTATCCTGAGCGGTTAAGGCAGATAGCCGACTTCCCGACGATACTCTTCGTTGAAGGCGACCCGGGGCTCCTTTCAACGCCGCAAATTGCGATTGTGGGTAGCCGTAACTGCTCGCCTTATGGCAGATGTTGGGGAACCTGTTTCGCTCAGGCGCTCGCATTAAGCGGCCTGACTATTACCAGCGGCCTGGCGCTGGGTATCGACAGCGTGGCTCATCGCGCTACGCTGGAGGTCAAAGGCAAAACGCTTGCCGTCTTAGGCAGCGGGCTGAAATGTATCTATCCCCGCCGTCATGCTCAACTGGCTAAAGATATTATCGCGGGAGGGGGAGCGCTGGTGTCTGAATTCCCTTTATCCGCGCGCCCCATGCCTTACCATTTCCCACAGCGCAACAGAATTATCAGCGGGCTCAGCCTCGGGGTATTAGTCGTCGAAGCATGTATGAAGAGTGGTTCTCTGGTTACGGCACGACTGGCGTTAGAACAAAATCGGGAAATCTTCGCATTACCGGGTGCTATTGGTAACCCGGGCAGTGAAGGCACGAACTGGCTCATTCAGCAGGGCGCACTGTTAACTGCTCATCCCAATACTATTCTTGAACAACTCAATAGTGAACTGGACTGGTTACCCGACCCTCAACCAACATATTCTGCCGACGAGGGTAATACGGCATTGCCATTTGCCGATGTGTTGACTAACGTAGGAGATGAGGTTACACCTGTTGACGTCGTCGCTGAACGTGCCGGCCAACCTGTGCCAGCCATCGTAGCTAAGCTGCTTGAGTTGGAGTTAGCAGGGTGGATCGCAGCTGTACCCGGCGGCTATGTCCGATTGAGGAGGGCAAGCCATGTTCGACGTACTAATGTACTTATTTGA
- the tsaC gene encoding L-threonylcarbamoyladenylate synthase type 1 TsaC: MLCLERLRKGTVIAYPTEAVFGLGCDPDSESAVAQLLRLKKRPVEKGLILIAADYHQLQPYIDDAQLSVAQKERMFASWPGPITWVVPASSHTPAWLTGRFESLAIRVSDHPLVQQICRNFGKPLVSTSANLSGFPPCRTAAEVGEQFGVDFPVLSGETGGRLNPSEIRDVLTGELIRHG; this comes from the coding sequence ATCCTGTGTCTTGAGCGGCTACGTAAGGGGACCGTTATCGCCTATCCCACTGAAGCAGTATTTGGTCTGGGGTGCGATCCCGATAGCGAATCTGCGGTGGCGCAGCTTCTACGCTTAAAGAAGCGCCCTGTGGAAAAGGGGCTTATCCTGATTGCCGCTGATTATCACCAGCTCCAGCCCTATATTGATGATGCGCAGCTTTCTGTGGCGCAAAAAGAGAGAATGTTCGCGAGCTGGCCAGGACCGATAACCTGGGTTGTTCCCGCTAGTTCTCATACGCCTGCGTGGCTGACAGGACGTTTTGAGTCTCTTGCCATTCGGGTCAGCGATCATCCCCTTGTTCAGCAAATTTGCCGTAACTTTGGTAAACCCCTGGTATCGACCAGTGCGAACCTATCGGGCTTTCCGCCCTGTCGGACGGCTGCTGAAGTCGGCGAGCAGTTTGGTGTAGATTTTCCCGTTCTGTCAGGGGAAACCGGAGGGCGACTTAATCCTTCAGAAATTCGCGATGTCTTAACCGGCGAACTCATTCGTCACGGGTAA
- a CDS encoding DUF1992 domain-containing protein translates to MWLIDQLVEQHIAEAQKNGELDGLSGSGKKLVLDDDSHVPPELRAAYRLMKNSGYLPPELEIRREAVELDQLLAGLTPDDDSYEQCAKRLVLLEMKLRQAGMSTAFLQGDYSNRVHRHFKGEE, encoded by the coding sequence ATGTGGCTAATAGATCAGTTGGTTGAGCAGCATATTGCCGAAGCGCAAAAGAATGGTGAACTGGATGGTCTTTCGGGTAGCGGCAAAAAGCTTGTACTGGATGACGACAGCCACGTTCCCCCCGAGCTGCGTGCGGCATATCGTCTGATGAAAAATTCCGGTTATCTTCCACCAGAGCTTGAAATACGGCGCGAAGCGGTCGAGCTGGACCAATTACTGGCAGGGCTTACACCCGATGATGACAGCTATGAGCAATGTGCAAAGCGGCTGGTTTTACTGGAAATGAAACTCAGGCAGGCTGGGATGAGCACTGCATTTTTACAGGGCGATTATAGCAACCGTGTCCATCGACATTTTAAAGGAGAGGAGTGA
- the aroE gene encoding shikimate dehydrogenase, whose protein sequence is MKQNFTVFGNPISHSKSPRIHQLFAEQTGRDHAYGSTHTPLDGFTHTLNDFIVRGGKGANVTLPFKEQAYELAGELTERAALAGAVNTLKLLEDGRLLGDNTDGIGLLADLQRQDLIKSTDRILLVGAGGAARGAILPLLSWGCSLTITNRTASKAHALAEVFEHTGGVIWSDIETLQDKHFDLIINATSSGIGGDIPALPSSLISVQTRCYDMFYQTGDTPFIRWCRQHGASQLADGLGMLVGQAAHSFLLWHGEMPDIEPVIAVLRAELQE, encoded by the coding sequence ATGAAGCAGAATTTTACCGTTTTCGGTAATCCGATTAGCCACAGTAAATCACCGCGAATTCATCAGCTCTTTGCCGAACAGACAGGTCGTGACCATGCATATGGCTCCACGCATACCCCCCTGGATGGTTTTACCCACACTCTAAATGATTTCATCGTGCGTGGAGGAAAGGGGGCGAACGTAACCCTGCCTTTTAAAGAACAGGCGTATGAACTGGCTGGAGAACTTACGGAGCGTGCGGCGCTTGCGGGCGCGGTCAATACCCTAAAGTTGCTGGAGGATGGACGGCTGCTGGGGGATAACACGGACGGTATTGGGCTTCTGGCAGATCTACAACGGCAAGATCTGATCAAGTCTACGGATCGGATCCTGCTGGTTGGGGCGGGTGGCGCTGCGCGTGGCGCAATACTTCCCCTTCTCTCCTGGGGTTGTTCGCTAACGATTACTAATCGCACCGCCTCAAAAGCTCACGCGCTTGCAGAGGTTTTTGAGCATACCGGGGGGGTTATATGGAGCGACATAGAGACGCTGCAGGATAAACACTTCGATCTGATTATTAATGCGACTTCAAGCGGAATTGGCGGTGATATTCCCGCGTTGCCTTCTTCACTCATTTCGGTGCAAACGCGCTGCTATGACATGTTCTATCAAACGGGCGATACGCCCTTTATTCGCTGGTGTCGGCAGCATGGCGCAAGTCAGTTAGCAGATGGTCTGGGAATGCTGGTGGGGCAGGCGGCTCACTCCTTTCTTTTATGGCATGGAGAAATGCCGGATATCGAGCCGGTAATCGCCGTGCTCAGAGCGGAACTTCAGGAATGA
- the fmt gene encoding methionyl-tRNA formyltransferase: MSDSLKIIFAGTPDFAARHLAALLSSGHNVVGVFTQPDRPAGRGNKLTASPVKQLAEQHGLPVFQPKSLRPEENQQWVAQLHADVMVVVAYGLILPEAVLAMPRLGCINVHGSLLPKWRGAAPIQRSLWAGDSETGVTIMQMDVGLDTGDMLRKLSCPIEPEDTSASLYNKLADLGPKGMLDTLAQLASGTAVPEVQNEALVSYAEKLSKEEARLDWSLSASQLERCIRAFNPWPVSYFVVDEQPVKVWKASVLPHVDKQAGEIVQADKRGIQVATADGVLNIEELQPAGKKAMPVQDLLNSRRDWFIPGNILA; the protein is encoded by the coding sequence GTGTCTGACTCCCTGAAAATTATTTTTGCCGGAACACCCGATTTTGCCGCGCGCCATCTTGCTGCGCTACTGTCATCCGGCCACAACGTTGTAGGTGTTTTCACCCAGCCGGACCGCCCTGCCGGGCGTGGCAATAAGCTCACGGCCAGCCCGGTTAAACAGCTTGCAGAGCAGCATGGTCTGCCTGTTTTCCAGCCTAAATCACTGCGTCCCGAAGAGAATCAGCAGTGGGTTGCCCAGCTTCATGCTGATGTTATGGTCGTGGTCGCCTACGGCCTGATTTTACCGGAGGCGGTGCTGGCAATGCCTCGTCTGGGCTGCATAAACGTGCATGGCTCACTCCTTCCCAAATGGCGGGGCGCGGCACCTATTCAGCGTTCATTGTGGGCAGGGGACAGTGAAACCGGCGTCACTATTATGCAAATGGACGTCGGCCTGGATACCGGCGATATGCTGCGTAAGCTCTCCTGTCCGATTGAGCCTGAGGATACCAGCGCCTCGCTGTACAACAAGCTCGCTGACCTGGGTCCTAAGGGCATGTTGGATACCCTCGCGCAGCTCGCCAGCGGAACGGCCGTTCCTGAGGTGCAGAACGAAGCACTGGTCAGCTACGCAGAAAAACTGAGTAAAGAAGAAGCCAGGCTGGACTGGTCGCTATCTGCGTCACAGCTTGAACGCTGCATTCGCGCCTTTAATCCATGGCCAGTCAGTTATTTTGTCGTTGACGAGCAACCGGTGAAAGTATGGAAAGCATCGGTTCTGCCGCACGTGGATAAACAGGCTGGTGAGATAGTCCAGGCTGATAAAAGGGGTATTCAGGTTGCAACGGCAGACGGCGTACTGAATATCGAAGAGCTCCAGCCTGCGGGTAAAAAAGCCATGCCGGTTCAGGATCTCCTCAATTCCCGCCGTGACTGGTTCATTCCGGGCAATATCCTTGCCTGA
- a CDS encoding DUF1488 domain-containing protein, giving the protein MNQAIQFPDREEWNEDIKAICFPAMVNGLMMMCAISGESLLRRFGDGQPAHVSFSLHRWDLEEEAEQLIKEGSEDDQGWFWLS; this is encoded by the coding sequence ATGAATCAGGCTATTCAGTTCCCCGACCGCGAAGAGTGGAATGAAGACATAAAGGCCATTTGCTTTCCAGCTATGGTAAATGGCCTGATGATGATGTGCGCAATAAGCGGCGAATCTTTGCTTCGCCGTTTTGGTGATGGGCAACCTGCGCACGTTAGCTTTAGTCTTCATCGCTGGGATCTTGAGGAAGAAGCCGAGCAGCTTATAAAAGAAGGATCGGAAGACGATCAGGGTTGGTTCTGGCTATCCTGA